Proteins from one Malania oleifera isolate guangnan ecotype guangnan chromosome 4, ASM2987363v1, whole genome shotgun sequence genomic window:
- the LOC131153779 gene encoding uncharacterized mitochondrial protein AtMg00810-like, with the protein MDVKNAFLHGDLTEEVYMQPPPGHPHSPGQVCHLLRALYGLKQAPRAWFAKFNSTIAQLGFASSPYDSPLFTRHTATGIILLLLYVDDMIITGADTSGIHKLKQFLCRQFEMKDLGSLRYFLGLEVSPNSDGYSLTQAKHASDLLTRAGLTDCKITDSPLEPNIKLRSTDGELLPDATRYQQLVGSLIYLTVTRPNIAYAVHLVSQFMSAPRSVHYAAVLRILRYVKGTLFHGLFFSSHLSLALQVYSDANWAGNPTNRRFTTGFPFLLGDFLISWRSKKQTVVARSSTEAEYRALADTTSKLLWLCWLLQDMGVPQSSSTPLYCDNHSSVQIAHNDVFHERTKHIKIDCHFVHHHF; encoded by the coding sequence atggatgtcaagaatgccttcttacacgGTGATTTgactgaggaggtatatatgcagccccCTCCTGGGCATCCTCATTCTCCTGGTCAGGTTTGTCATCTCCTTcgtgctttatatgggcttaagcaagctccccgtgcttggtttgccaagttcaacTCCACTATTGCCCAACTTGGGTTTGCCTCTAGTCCCTATGATTCACCTCTTTTTACCCGTCACACTGCTACTGGCATCATtcttctactactttatgttgacgatatgatcattactggtgctgatacttctggtattcataagcttaagcaatttctgtgtcggcagtttgagatgaaagaccttgGTTCTCTTCGCTACTTCCTTGGCTTAGAAGTGTCCCCAAACTCTGATGGCTACTCATTGACCCAAGCTAAACATGCCTCTGATCTTCTCACACGTGCTGGCCTCACCGATTGTAAGATAACTGATAGTCCACTGGAACCCAACATCAAACTCCGTTCTACTGATGGGGAGCTTCTTCCTGATGCCACTCGTTACCAACagcttgttgggagcttgatttatctcactgtcactagACCAAACATTGCCTATGCGgtgcaccttgttagccagtttatgtCGGCTCCTCGTTCCGTTCACTATGCTGCTGTTCTTCGcatcttacgatatgtgaagggcaccttatttcatggccttttcttttcctctcatttatcctTGGCGTTACAAgtttattcagatgctaattGGGCAGGGAACCCTACTAATCGTCGGTTTACCACTGGTTTTCCTTTTTTGCTCGGTGACTTTCTTATCTCTTGGCGGAGCAAAAAGCAGACTGTTGTTGCTCGCTCAAgcactgaggctgagtatcgggCTCTCGCTGATACTACCTCTAAGCTTCTTTGGCTTTGttggcttctccaagatatgGGAGTTCCTCAGTCCTCGAGCACtccgctttattgtgacaatcatagttCTGTCCAGATTGCTCACAACGATGtctttcatgaacgcaccaaacatATCAAGATCGACTGTCATTTTGTGCATCATCATTTTTAG